ATATTCCAAGGGTTGAAGGTTTACCGGTCCCGGCATTCAAAATGCCGGAAGACTTCCCAAGAACTCGTGAAAGGAGCGGACGTTGGCGTCTCACAAGGCAACACTCAAGGATATCAAAAAGAACGAAAAAAGACGGGCCAGGAACCGGCAGGCCGTGTCCATGATCCGGACGATGGCCAAAAAAGTTGAAACCCTGGTGTCCCAGGGCAAGAAGGAAGAAGCTGTCGTGGCTCTGGGCGAAGTGGTTCCGGTCATTGATCACGCTGTCAACCGCCGCATTCTTCACCGCAATTCCGCTTCCCGGAAAATCTCCCGCCTGACGCTGAAGGTCAACGGCCTGTCCTGATCTTTCTGGTGTGGTTTTCCCTCTTCCCGGGGGAAAGAAAGGACATGCCGGCCAGAAATCGGAGCATGATCAGGGAGGGGTCCCCTCCCGACTTCAGGGAGAGGTCCGTTTCCCGGAGAAGAGCATACCCTTCACGAAGGTTTTTTCTTGTCATGGCCCGGGCTGTTTTCCGTATTTTTTCTGCGACAGGAGGGGGAATCCGGTTCTTCGTCGCAAATTTTCCAACGTCCGACGGGGAGCGGATCTCCTCCCGGGCGATCGCATAAAGTCTCCACTGACGGTGCCAGAGAGAGAGAAAAGACAAGGGAGACTGTCCGTTGTCGATGAATCTCTCCCATTGTCCGTAAAGTCTACTGTCGTTTGCCTCCCAGGCATCAAAGAGCCGAAAGACGGACTCCAGCGGATCTTCAAGTCCTTGCTGCTTCAAGTCTTCCAGTGTGACTGTCCGGATTTTTCCGCTTTCCGGTGAGGAAAGCCGGTCAAGGAAAGAAGAAATCTGTCCCATCTGCTCGGGGAATGCCCGGAGAAGGGTTTCCCCGACACCATTCCCCAGACGGTAGCCTTTTTTTTCTGCTAAAACATGGACCCACAAAAGCGCCTCCGATTGTCTCTGCCGGAGAGTTCCGGAGGGCTCCGTCCGGAAGATCGGAAAGATATCGGCCAGCAAGGACGCTTTTTTCTCTCCCATTTCCAGGACGACCGACGTGTGACCGTTCCGGGCCGCCGAGAGAAGGGCCTGCCCGATCCCTTTTTCCAGGAGTCCGTCGACTTTTTCTGCCTGTGCGATCCAGAACAATCTTCGGGGGCCGAACAGGGGTTTTTCTTTTGCGAGCGCGAGGAGGTCGGCTGCGGTCAGATCTCCGCCTGTAAGATGTTCCGTATTGACGGAGAGATCCTCCTGGGACAGGAAAAGGAGTCGCTGAATTCTTTCAAACGTCCAGGACAAAATCAGGGGATCCCCGGGGATCACGACAATGACCGGCAAGAGAGACTGGTCTTTCCGGAAAAGAGCGAGAGCCGGTTCGATCAAGGCAGGGCTCCAGGCATCGGGGAAGGCTGAGGTTGACCGGGAAGGGCTCCGGGAGCGGAGGGGACCGCTCCCGGAGGAGGAGCCTGCCCCCCAATCGTCGCATTTTGAATCGGAATATAGGACATGGAAGCAATCCCATGCGCCATCTGCTGGATCAGGCGAACCGTGGCATTATGTGAGGCCGTATTGAGAGCGTATTGTTGTGTCTGTTGGAGAAGAGCCAGATTTTCACTCATGTACATCGGTGCTGTTCCCATCACGGAACCCCCTGTCCACAGGACTTGTCCGTTGAACGCGACAAGTTTGGCGGCAAGAATGACTTCCACCTGGTATTCTTCGATGCCGACGACGCTGGAAAGAGCGAACGGAATTTCGTTGATGCCGACGACACTGCCGGTGAGCACGACATCGGCCCGTTTGGGATCGTTGACAAGAATGACACCAGAGGTTTTCTGGAGGGTATCTTTCAGGACCTGGGTCACCTCGGTTTCGACGAGGGGGAATGTCGTGTTGTTATGAAAGGTCCGTACGGCCAGCGTGACGGTCCGGGGGAGACCGAGCTTGACAGTCTCGGGGGTTTGCGTCACCCCGGACAGCGTCATGACATGATAGCCGCACCCCGCGAGAAGGAGCATTCCCAGAAGAATCGGAAAATCAAAAAAAAGGATATTCTTCTGAAATGGCGGGTTTGGGGTTTTCCAGAAAGCCTGTTCATCGCGGAACGACGACAAGGTTCAGGAGTTTTCCCGGAACGTAAATTTCTTTCTGGAGTTTCATATCGACCAGATTCCTCTGGATCCTCTCGTCTTCCAGGGCTTTCTTCAGGAGATCCGACCGGTCGATGTCCGGGGGCAACATCAGGGTGGCCCGAAGTTTTCCGTTGATCTGGATGACATAGGGAATTTCATCCCGGATCATGGCTTCCTCCCGGGCTTCGGGCCACGGCTGGTCCAGAAGGAGGCCCTCATGCCCCAGAAGACCATAGAGATGCTGGGACAGATGCGGGGCGAACGGAGAAAGAAGAAGGAGAAGCGTGGTGTAGCCTTCCCGAAGGAGGGGTAATTCTTCCGTTTTTTCCGGATCTCCGTTTCCGAGTGCGTTCAAAAGCTCCATCAGACGTGCAATGGCGGTGTTCATCTGGTTGTTGGACTCCAGATCGAACGTCACATCCCGGATCGTTTCATGGATCTTGGCAAGAAGGGGTTTCTGGGCGGAGCTGACAGGTCCTCTGGCTGCGCCTCCGGAAGAAGGGGGAATTGCCGGAAACCGGGACAATTCCAAAACCCGCTGGTAGAGCCTTCCCAGAAAGCGGTAGGCGCCTTCGACGGCCTTGTCGTCCCAGGCCAGGTCTTTGTCGGGAGGGGCGGAAAACAGTGTGAACAGGCGAACGGTGTCTGCGCCGTAACGTTCGATCAGCTGGTCCGGATCGACGACATTCCCCTTTGACTTGGACATTTTGGCCCCGTCTTTCAGGACCATTCCCTGTGTCAGGAGAGACCGGAAGGGCTCGGGAGAGTCGACAATTCCAAGATCTTTCAGGGCCCGGGTGAAAAAACGCGAATAGAGCAGATGCAGGATGGCATGCTCAACTCCGCCGATGTACTGGTCGACCGGGATCCATTGCCGGGCAGCGGTTTTCGAAAACGGTTCCGCGGTGTTTGACGGGTCGGTGAACCGCAAAAAGTACCAGGAAGAATCGAAGAACGTATCCATGGTGTCGGTTTCCCGGCGGGCCGGTGCCTGGCAGTTCGGACAGGTGGTGCGAAAGAAGGATTCGGAGTCCCGGAGAGGCGATCCCCCTTTTCCGGTAAAGGCGACGTCTCGCGGGAGAATGACCGGGAGGTCCGATTCCGGGACGGGAACCGTTCCGCATGTTTCGCAATAGACGATTGGAATGGGCGTTCCCCAGTATCGTTGTCGGGAGATCCCCCAGTCCCGGAGGCGATATGTCAACTTCCGGACCCCTTTCCCGCGGGTTTCCAGTTCCGAGATGATCTTCCCCTTGGCCAGTTCGTTCGAAAGCCCGTTGAAGGTTCCGGAGTGGATCAGATGGCCAGGACCGGTATAGGCCATCTCCGGCGCATGGGGTTCGTGGGCGACGGACGGGGCGATGACTTCCTTGATCGGCAACCCGTATTTCCGTGCGAATTCATGATCCCTCTCGTCATGTGCCGGAACGCCCATGACCACACCGGTCCCGTAGGATGCTACGACAAAATTTCCGATCCAGAGGGGGAGAACGTCGCCTGTCAGGGGATGAATGACGCGGAGGCCAGTATCGATCCCTTCCTTTTCTCCCGGTTCCGTGTTCCGCTCGGTGGTTCTTTTATGGAGGACTTTCCGGATAAAGGATTCCGTCTCTTCTCTCTGTCGGGACAGGGGGAGAAGCTCTTCGAGGAGCGGGTGCTCCGGGGCAATTGTGACGAACGTGACGCCAAAGAGAGTATCCGGCCTCGTCGTGAAAACAGAAAGTTCGAGAGAACTTCCTTGTAGGGAAAAGCGGATTTCGGCACCTTCCGATTTTCCGATCCAGTTCTCCTGCATGACGCGCACTTTTTCCGGCCAGCCTGGAAGGTCCGGAAGCGCATCGAGAAGTTCCCGCGCATAGTCGGTGATCCGGAGATACCATTGTTCCATGGGCCGTAAGGTAACCGGAGACTTGCAACGCCAGCAGAGACCCTCCTCGACCTGTTCGTTGGCGAGAACCGTGAGGCAGGAATCACACCAGTTCAGAAGCCCTTCTTTTTTGTAGGCCAGGCCTTTTTCATAGAACTTGAGAAAGAACCACTGATTCCAGCGATAGTATTCCGGAAGGCAGGTGGTGACTTCGCGGGACCAGTCGTAGGAAAGACCGAGGCGGCTGAGCTGCTCTTTCATGTGGGCGATGTTTTGATCCGTCCAGACGGCCGGGTGGATTCCTCTCTGGATCGCGGCATTTTCGGCAGGGAGTCCAAAAGAATCCCACCCCATGGGATGCAGAACATTGAATCCTCTCATCCGTTTATAGCGGGCCAGGGCGTCCCCGATCGAGTAATTGCGGACGTGTCCCATATGGATCCGGCCGGAGGGATAGGGAAACATCTCCAGACAGTAGAAGGTTTTTTTTCCCGGCTGATCTTTCAGCGCGAAGGCGTTTTCCTGTTTCCAGCGTTTCTGGACGGTGGTTTCGATCTCTTCGAATGGATAAAGGCTGCTCAAGGATTCCTCGGATATGGGGTGTATAAGGATGTCGACTCACTCGATTCTATCAGAATCCGGCATCCTTCCGGAAGAAAGGATCTGCCTTTAAGGCCGGGAGTTTTGTCCCGGAAATATTTTGGGGAACGGAGAAGGACTCTGGTATAGGATTCTTTCCGGTAGGGGGAAGAGATCCTTGCCTTAACCGAATGGAAAAGTCCCTTGAGATAGAAACTCTGTCGCGCTATAATCCCAAAATTGTCTTGTCTAAGAGATTCGTTCCTTCTTTTCCCACCCGCATGCGCCCGTAGCTCAGCTGGATAGAGCAGTAGACTACGAATCTAAAGGTCGGGGGTTCAAATCCCTCCGGGCGCGCCAATACCAGAGCCAATCTAGGAAGAAATTCCCGTTTTAAAAAAAGGTGCCGGTGCCGGATTTGGTGCCGGTTCGGATTCGGATTTTGGATTTTTCCCCGAGAGGATCCCGACCGCCTCATGGAGATGATCCGGGGAGAGATGAGCATAAATCAGGGTCGTGGAGTAGTCCTTGTGCCCGGCCAGCTTCTGGACCGTGGTGAGAGGGACACCTGCCTGAACGAGACGGGAACAGAAGGTATGTCGGAGCGTGTGCCAGACCACACCGGAAAGCCCGGCCTTCTCTATCGCCGGAACGAACACCTTTTTATAGAAGGCGTTTCCGTCCCGGGGTTTCGTGTGATCGACGGGACTCGGGAACACCCAGGGGGAGAGGATGACCTGACGGGCTTTCAGATCCCGGAGGACGGCAAGGGCGGTATCGTTCAAAGGAACGTGGCGGGTTAATCCCGACTTCGACACCGGGACGGTCAGCACACGGGAAGTCATATCGATATTCTCCCACCGGAGATTGAACTGCTCCGACTGTCTGAGCCCGGTATGAATGGCGAGCTCGACATAGGGCCAATACTCGGGGGAAAAAGACTCTTTCAACTTCGCTTCATCCGCTTCGGACAGGAAGACGGTCCGGCCCTTCGGTTCCTTGAAAAAATGGACGCCCTTGACCGGGTTCTCTTTGATGAGACCGTCCCGGAGAGCGATGTTGAAGGTATGTTTCAGGAATGCGAAGTGCCGGTTGATCGTGCTCGGGGCCAGCTTCCCGGCTTCCCGGAGAGAGACCTGAATCCGTTCTAGTTCGGCGGTTTTGATGCTGGCAATGGGACGACCCCCGAGCGTGTTCGTCCAGAATTTCGCATATCCTCTCTGCTGTGAAAGGGAAACGGATGTAACGGTTTCCATGTATTCCCCGAGCCATGCTCCGAGCGTCACGACACGGGGTTTCTCGGGTTCGTACCGGCCCTCAAGGATCTGAGCCCTGACCCGGGCGTAGTAGTTTTTGGCGTCCGTTTTCCGTCCGATCTTCCGGCGAATCTCTTTTCCCTGCCAAGTGTAGCGAACCCACCAAATCCCTGAATCCACCGGTCTTTCAAAGACCCCGCGATCCTGTTTTGCTCGTGCCATGTCAGACCCCCTTCTCCAAGATGTTAGAAAGCGACCTCTTCCCGAGAATGTTCCCGTTCCCTTCGTTCCATTCCCAGAGAAGATCCTGAACTTCCTTGGGAGACTTCCCTTCCTTCCTCCATGCCATGACTCTCTTCTCCGCTTCCCGGACGGCGGCCATGCGGCGGGCGTTTCGAGCTTTCTCCTTTTCCCGGTATGCCGCACTGGACCGCGCATCTCGGGATGAGAGAACCGCTTGATGCTGGTTGCTGCAAGCCCTCGATCGGCGTTTTCCTCCCCTTGGGGAAAGGAGGAACCTCCCGCATATTTCGCACTTTCCAAGCAGTTCGATATCTATTGGGGAAGGAAAATAGGACCTCACTCCTTCAAAAAAATCCAAGACCTCTGGGGAAATTTTCGGGAAAGTCCCGGTGGCGAAGGATTTCCCCTGCAATCGCTCCAAAACCCATACGGAGCCCCGTCGCATAGCCACATCCGGCGATCGAACCTCCCGCCAGTCAAACCCTCCAAGTCCGGTCTCTGTCAGCTTCTCCAGGAAGCTTTTCGCAAATCGTGGCAATTCCCGGGAGATGAGGGACCAGTCCAGACATTCACTTTTCCATTTCGGGAGAAGCTCTTTGATCTCCTTATCAGGAACGGTCTTCCGGTTCGACCATTCCACCAGCAGGGTCAATAACTTATTGTGTGTTTGTGTTTTTCTCATTGGCGACCCAGGAAAGAATGTTTTTTCTTTTTTCATTGAACGATTAAAAAACATTGAATAAAATCTAACTAGATCATAATTGGCGTCGGGGAGAAAGTCAATTAATAACAATAACGCACAAACAAGGAGGAAGAGATGGAAAACCTTTTCACGGTGAAAGAGGCGGCTAAACTTTTGACCATAAAGGAAAGTACGGTTTATCGGTGGTTATTTGATCGGAAGATCCGGCCGGTTCGCATCGGGAGCCGTTCGGTGCGGATTCCGGAGTCGGAGATTCTGCGGATCCGTGGGGAGGCAGGGATCGGGGCATGAACGCCTCCGAGCTGGCCGCCGCTCTTGGAGCCCGGAGAGAAGGCTTGGAATACCGGGCCTCTTGTCCGGTCCATGGCGGACGGAGCTTTTGTTTTCGGGAAAAAGACGGGAAATTCGTCTTTCTTTGCAGGGCCGGATGCGACCAAGAGGCTGTGGTCGCGGAGCTAAAACGCCTCGGGTTGTGGCCCGAATGGAAAGAGACCGCGAAAACGTGGCATCGGCCCGTCATTCATCCTTCAAAACCCGCGGAAACCGAAGATGGTGTAGGGAAAAAGGCGCAACAGGCTTCGAGAATATGGGCCGAAGCGAGTCCCGTCACCATCGGAGACCCGGTTTGGACCTACTTGAAAGGCCGGGGAATTGAGCTTCCCGGGTATCCGGAAGACCTCAGAACACACCCCGCGCTTGACTATTGGGAGCAGGACGACGCCGGAAGGCCAATAAGGACGGGGAATTTCCCTTGCATGTTGGCCCTTATCCGAAATCCGGAAGGTCGTCCAGTTGGCATCCATCGAACGTGGGTCGCTCCGGATGGGAGCGGGAAGGCCCCCGTCCAGAACCCAAAAAAGGTTTCCAAGGTTCACGATTTGACCGGGGGGGCTGTCCGGCTCTTCCCCCCGAGGGAGGGTCTCCTCTCGGTCTCTGAGGGAGTTGAGGACGCTCTTTCCGTGATGGTTTTGTGGGGCATCCCATGTTGGGCATGTCTTGGAACGAGTGGCCTCAAAGGGTTTGAACCGCCCACTGGGATTAAAGAATTGATTGTCTTTGCAGATCGGGACGAGAACGGAGCAGGGCAGACAGCAGCAATAAAACTGGCACAAAAACTTAAAAAGAAAATGGCCGTCCAGATTCAGGTTCCAGACGGCCAGGCGAAAGATCTTAATCAGCTTCTCCAAGAAGGAGTATTACATGCAGTCTAACATAACTATGACAGGGACCAAAAACATTTCCATTCCGGAAAATGAGGAGAAGGAACCGGCACAACCGGAGATGCCACAGAAAGATCGTCTTATCAAGATCGCTCGGGAAATGTCGGAACTCTTTCATTGT
This portion of the Leptospirillum ferriphilum genome encodes:
- the rpsT gene encoding 30S ribosomal protein S20, which produces MASHKATLKDIKKNEKRRARNRQAVSMIRTMAKKVETLVSQGKKEEAVVALGEVVPVIDHAVNRRILHRNSASRKISRLTLKVNGLS
- the holA gene encoding DNA polymerase III subunit delta, which gives rise to MIEPALALFRKDQSLLPVIVVIPGDPLILSWTFERIQRLLFLSQEDLSVNTEHLTGGDLTAADLLALAKEKPLFGPRRLFWIAQAEKVDGLLEKGIGQALLSAARNGHTSVVLEMGEKKASLLADIFPIFRTEPSGTLRQRQSEALLWVHVLAEKKGYRLGNGVGETLLRAFPEQMGQISSFLDRLSSPESGKIRTVTLEDLKQQGLEDPLESVFRLFDAWEANDSRLYGQWERFIDNGQSPLSFLSLWHRQWRLYAIAREEIRSPSDVGKFATKNRIPPPVAEKIRKTARAMTRKNLREGYALLRETDLSLKSGGDPSLIMLRFLAGMSFLSPGKRENHTRKIRTGR
- the lptE gene encoding LPS assembly lipoprotein LptE, whose protein sequence is MSSFRDEQAFWKTPNPPFQKNILFFDFPILLGMLLLAGCGYHVMTLSGVTQTPETVKLGLPRTVTLAVRTFHNNTTFPLVETEVTQVLKDTLQKTSGVILVNDPKRADVVLTGSVVGINEIPFALSSVVGIEEYQVEVILAAKLVAFNGQVLWTGGSVMGTAPMYMSENLALLQQTQQYALNTASHNATVRLIQQMAHGIASMSYIPIQNATIGGQAPPPGAVPSAPGALPGQPQPSPMPGALP
- the leuS gene encoding leucine--tRNA ligase; protein product: MSSLYPFEEIETTVQKRWKQENAFALKDQPGKKTFYCLEMFPYPSGRIHMGHVRNYSIGDALARYKRMRGFNVLHPMGWDSFGLPAENAAIQRGIHPAVWTDQNIAHMKEQLSRLGLSYDWSREVTTCLPEYYRWNQWFFLKFYEKGLAYKKEGLLNWCDSCLTVLANEQVEEGLCWRCKSPVTLRPMEQWYLRITDYARELLDALPDLPGWPEKVRVMQENWIGKSEGAEIRFSLQGSSLELSVFTTRPDTLFGVTFVTIAPEHPLLEELLPLSRQREETESFIRKVLHKRTTERNTEPGEKEGIDTGLRVIHPLTGDVLPLWIGNFVVASYGTGVVMGVPAHDERDHEFARKYGLPIKEVIAPSVAHEPHAPEMAYTGPGHLIHSGTFNGLSNELAKGKIISELETRGKGVRKLTYRLRDWGISRQRYWGTPIPIVYCETCGTVPVPESDLPVILPRDVAFTGKGGSPLRDSESFFRTTCPNCQAPARRETDTMDTFFDSSWYFLRFTDPSNTAEPFSKTAARQWIPVDQYIGGVEHAILHLLYSRFFTRALKDLGIVDSPEPFRSLLTQGMVLKDGAKMSKSKGNVVDPDQLIERYGADTVRLFTLFSAPPDKDLAWDDKAVEGAYRFLGRLYQRVLELSRFPAIPPSSGGAARGPVSSAQKPLLAKIHETIRDVTFDLESNNQMNTAIARLMELLNALGNGDPEKTEELPLLREGYTTLLLLLSPFAPHLSQHLYGLLGHEGLLLDQPWPEAREEAMIRDEIPYVIQINGKLRATLMLPPDIDRSDLLKKALEDERIQRNLVDMKLQKEIYVPGKLLNLVVVPR
- a CDS encoding tyrosine-type recombinase/integrase produces the protein MARAKQDRGVFERPVDSGIWWVRYTWQGKEIRRKIGRKTDAKNYYARVRAQILEGRYEPEKPRVVTLGAWLGEYMETVTSVSLSQQRGYAKFWTNTLGGRPIASIKTAELERIQVSLREAGKLAPSTINRHFAFLKHTFNIALRDGLIKENPVKGVHFFKEPKGRTVFLSEADEAKLKESFSPEYWPYVELAIHTGLRQSEQFNLRWENIDMTSRVLTVPVSKSGLTRHVPLNDTALAVLRDLKARQVILSPWVFPSPVDHTKPRDGNAFYKKVFVPAIEKAGLSGVVWHTLRHTFCSRLVQAGVPLTTVQKLAGHKDYSTTLIYAHLSPDHLHEAVGILSGKNPKSESEPAPNPAPAPFFKTGISS
- a CDS encoding helix-turn-helix domain-containing protein — encoded protein: MENLFTVKEAAKLLTIKESTVYRWLFDRKIRPVRIGSRSVRIPESEILRIRGEAGIGA
- a CDS encoding DUF7146 domain-containing protein, which translates into the protein MNASELAAALGARREGLEYRASCPVHGGRSFCFREKDGKFVFLCRAGCDQEAVVAELKRLGLWPEWKETAKTWHRPVIHPSKPAETEDGVGKKAQQASRIWAEASPVTIGDPVWTYLKGRGIELPGYPEDLRTHPALDYWEQDDAGRPIRTGNFPCMLALIRNPEGRPVGIHRTWVAPDGSGKAPVQNPKKVSKVHDLTGGAVRLFPPREGLLSVSEGVEDALSVMVLWGIPCWACLGTSGLKGFEPPTGIKELIVFADRDENGAGQTAAIKLAQKLKKKMAVQIQVPDGQAKDLNQLLQEGVLHAV